The sequence TGGATGGGGCCGTGTATGTCCATGAGGTGACCCGTCAACTGCCCGAGATCTCAATCGTTCGGGATCGCTCCCGAGCCATGGCCGTGTTGGACGCCATCATGAGCCCGGAGTGGGAGTACCGGTTCTACTCGTTTGACTCCCAGTGGTCGCCAGACCAAGAAGTGGCCTCGATGCGGGACGGGTGCGGCAATGACTACTCGATTGTCTTCTCTCCAACGGGTGCGTATGCCCGCGGCTTCGATCACGAGTCGCCGATGAGCCCGTATCGGGTCACGCCCCCGGTTCCGTGGCCTGGTCTGTTCGATGGGGTGCCCGAGGCATTCTGTCCCCTTGCCACAGAGCCTGCGTTCAGCGACCAGGATGGAACGCCACGGGTAACGGTGTGTTTCTGGCGTGAGCAGGCTGACACGGAGTGGAGGTCTGGGGCCATCGAAGCCCTGCCGGAGGGTGCGAAGGACGATCGCAGCGCTAAGTGGCTGTTTGACGTCTTGGTTGATGGCCGGCCCGAGGCATACCAGCAGTTCGCAGAGGAGTACTACGAGGTCATGGTGAACATCGGGGCCGTTCGCCACATCTATGCCTTGCAGCCCCTCACTCAAAATGTCGTGTCATCACTGAACCCAGATGTCAACCTTTCCAGCCTTGAAGGAGATCTTGCCCAGATCGGATATCCCGTGCACGGGTGACGAGCTGTCCGGAAACGCGAGGCACATCACCCCGAACTCGCACTGTCGGCGCGCTCTGTCTGGCTCTCTGCCCAGATATTTCGGCCGTTGCTCCATAGCTCGGAGGCGTGATAGCCGAACCGGTCGAACAGCCCGTCGTCCTGGTAACGGCGTAGATGCATCATGGGCGAGTCGTGACCGACGAGCTTGGCCAGGTACGGGGTCACGAGCATCTCCGAGTCGAAGCGGAAGACGCTCATCGCGATGTGCTCGTCTCCGAACCTCGCCTCGATGCCGGGCACCCCGCGAACCTGCTCGATCTCCGAGAGGGTGATCCGGATGCGGGTGGAGACCGTCAGCGGAACGTTCTCCACTTCCTCCCGGCGGCGGGTGACCTCGCTGCCCGGGTCGCCGATCAGGAACCGGATCTTGCACCCCTGCTCGGCCTTGCGCTTGAGGATCTTGGCGAGGTTGGGGTGTTCCAGCCACAGGAAGTAGTTGGTGTAGCCCGCGAACACGATCTCGTTGCGGGCCGAGCTGATCAGGCTGCGCCAGATCGACTTGGGACACGCCGACCGGTACGGGTAGACGGTCAGGACCTCCCGGTCCGGGCCGGTCTTCACGGTGTTACGGATCGCCGCCGGCCACAACACTCTCGGAGCCGGAGTCCCCCGCCGGAGGCGGAATGGCTCTTTCCAATGGATGAGGGAGATCGCTTGTGGACGCTACCGAACCGGTACGGGCGTTCGCGGCCCGTGTCGGCGAACTGTCACGGCACATCGGGACCGGTATGGCGGACCAGACTGGTGGAGACGACCTGTGGGCTCTTCATCGGGCCGTCGTTCAACGTCGCGCTCCCAGGATCTGGCAGCTTCCCAGTGGCGTGCATTATCGCGTGCACGGGATCGGCTGTTGCATGACGATCGCTTTCCCCGAGCGGACAGTTGTTGACGTCGACCTTGGACCTCGACCAGGAGTGCTCATCTTCGATGTCTGGAGGGTGGGAGTGTTCGCAAGGTCTATGGGGCACGGGCGTCTGCCTCGCGAAAGCTTCGTTTCCGCTCTGCATGGCCTGGCTGATGAGGGGTCCGTCACGCTGATCGACCAGCAATGGAATTGGTACGCCGTAGAGCTCTGATTGCCTACCGAGCGTAGACGGCCGGTGCGACGCCCGAGGCATCCCGAAGGGTCCGTGGAGCGGTTGGGCCGGAGGTCGCAGCGGCAGGTGGCAGCGCGCACCTCGGGCGGCGGGTTCGTTCGGTGCGGCGGGCGCTCGGTACGACCCCGTCCGTGGTCGTTGTCACCCGGTTAGTCACCCAGAACTCGTGCTCTCGGCGCGCCGGGCGACCGGTGTCCGTCGATCAGGCCGCGTGTGGCTCGAACCAGACCGAGCCCAGATCATGACCAGAGGTGAGACGAACGTCGGCGTTTAGCGCCGCGGCCAGATGCCGCAGCAAGGCGATCGTCGGCACGGTCCCGCCTTCCTCGATGCACTCGATCTCATCCTCGGTCATGCCCGCACGCTCAGCCAGCTCCGCCACGCTCAGCCCAAGCACACCACGCCGGTCATATAGCGCCTTGCCGAAGGCCAGCGCCTCTCGAATCATGATCCGTTCGGGATCCTCAACCAGGGGTTCAGGCCGCACCCAGCGGGTGTGATAACCAGTCATCACGCCTGCCTCTCATAGATCTCGGCCACCGGTCCATGATGGTCGCGTTCGCAGATCTTCTGCGCCCGAACCGCCCTGTCGATCTGCCGCTGATCATGCTGCTTTGTCTTACGAAAAACAGTGAGCAACACGATCGTCCTACCCGGAGTACACCAGTACGTCACCCGAGCTGCAACATCACGCAGCCGGACACGCAGTTCCCAGACCGACCCTTCCAGGTGATCCGACCATGGACCGCCAAGCTCTGCCCCTTTTTCCGCCAGAAGACCAGCCACCTCGTCAA comes from Streptosporangium roseum DSM 43021 and encodes:
- a CDS encoding DUF5919 domain-containing protein, whose amino-acid sequence is MKTGPDREVLTVYPYRSACPKSIWRSLISSARNEIVFAGYTNYFLWLEHPNLAKILKRKAEQGCKIRFLIGDPGSEVTRRREEVENVPLTVSTRIRITLSEIEQVRGVPGIEARFGDEHIAMSVFRFDSEMLVTPYLAKLVGHDSPMMHLRRYQDDGLFDRFGYHASELWSNGRNIWAESQTERADSASSG
- a CDS encoding DUF6896 domain-containing protein, whose product is MDATEPVRAFAARVGELSRHIGTGMADQTGGDDLWALHRAVVQRRAPRIWQLPSGVHYRVHGIGCCMTIAFPERTVVDVDLGPRPGVLIFDVWRVGVFARSMGHGRLPRESFVSALHGLADEGSVTLIDQQWNWYAVEL
- a CDS encoding helix-turn-helix domain-containing protein, with the translated sequence MTGYHTRWVRPEPLVEDPERIMIREALAFGKALYDRRGVLGLSVAELAERAGMTEDEIECIEEGGTVPTIALLRHLAAALNADVRLTSGHDLGSVWFEPHAA
- a CDS encoding type II toxin-antitoxin system RelE/ParE family toxin yields the protein MRKPYGFEIEPEVREWLDNLSDSDFKRVDEVAGLLAEKGAELGGPWSDHLEGSVWELRVRLRDVAARVTYWCTPGRTIVLLTVFRKTKQHDQRQIDRAVRAQKICERDHHGPVAEIYERQA